A genomic stretch from Nocardia wallacei includes:
- a CDS encoding FHA domain-containing protein, which translates to MSSPGAQKITVRHEGTDRVFDSTQHVTVGRAPEVLLFVDSPLVSRVHATLTWQGNTWILSDNGSTNGVFVDAQRLTDPLSIERPTLVRLGDAVTGPLLHLVPDAARQAPPQRPAPSRGQAAGDGHPRGQTPPGGHRQQPPSGQRPQASQRPHQPPQRPQGPPQRPQSPPHGRDRTPPQRPNSAPRQPFPSGPSANLPNVNMTTKADTSALPPVRARASTAPIARADRIPAGGLTIGRTSDNQIVVNDPLASRRHARLVKGAEGLVLEDVGSANGTFVNGRREQRVALRERDIVTIGNVDFVVQEGTLKHRKKPVTEQGLHVHGVGFTVEGNKQLLIDVNMQAGRGTLTALIGPSGAGKSTLSKLIAGSTHPSAGVVTFEGRNLHAEYEAMRSRIGMVPQDDVLHRQLTVRQALGFAAELRLPPDSSKADRQQVIDGVLKELSLTEHADTRVDKLSGGQRKRASVALELLTGPALLLLDEPTSGLDPALDRQVMTMLRELADAGRTVIVVTHSVACLDMCDQVLLLAPGGKTAFCGHPATVGDFLGTSDWADIFARVAADPDRAFAHYRSRQAAATPPPPPVAPRGVSGQPPKSSGWKQFSTLSRRQVRLILADRGYLAFLVVLPFVLGILSLVVPGENGFAPGVPVPLPDGTFVLDGGGETQQLLVVLILGACFMGSTLTVRDLVGERPIFFRERAVGLLPSAYLLAKVAIFGIAALLQSAVLVAIVLAGKNPPGKGALIPSGSVELYFDLAFTAVACVVIGLLLSTVAKSNEQVMPLLVVMIMCQLVMAGGMIPVTDRIVLEQLSYIFPSRWGFASGAATVDLRYLFANAQPDAIWQHKSGFWLLDIGMLLVITAVLSVLTWWRLRLKKSSA; encoded by the coding sequence ATGTCATCACCGGGGGCGCAGAAGATCACCGTGCGCCATGAGGGAACCGATCGGGTCTTCGACTCCACTCAGCACGTCACCGTGGGCCGCGCGCCGGAGGTACTGCTGTTCGTCGACAGCCCGCTGGTTTCCCGTGTGCACGCGACACTGACTTGGCAGGGTAATACCTGGATACTCAGCGACAACGGAAGTACCAACGGCGTGTTCGTGGACGCGCAGCGGTTGACCGATCCGCTGTCGATCGAGCGGCCGACGCTGGTTCGGCTGGGGGACGCGGTCACCGGCCCGCTGCTGCATCTGGTGCCCGATGCCGCGCGGCAGGCGCCGCCGCAGCGTCCTGCGCCGTCGCGGGGACAGGCTGCGGGAGACGGGCATCCGCGCGGGCAGACCCCGCCGGGTGGACATCGTCAGCAGCCGCCCTCGGGCCAGCGGCCGCAGGCGTCCCAGCGTCCGCACCAGCCGCCGCAGCGACCCCAGGGGCCGCCGCAGCGTCCGCAGTCGCCGCCGCACGGGCGTGATCGGACGCCGCCGCAGCGGCCGAATTCGGCCCCCCGCCAGCCGTTTCCGTCGGGGCCGAGCGCGAACCTGCCGAATGTCAACATGACGACCAAGGCCGACACCTCGGCGCTGCCGCCGGTGCGCGCCCGCGCGTCCACCGCGCCGATCGCCCGCGCCGACCGCATCCCGGCCGGCGGCCTGACCATCGGCCGTACCAGCGACAACCAGATCGTCGTCAACGATCCGCTGGCCTCGCGCCGGCACGCCCGCCTGGTCAAGGGCGCCGAGGGGCTGGTTCTCGAGGACGTCGGCTCGGCCAACGGCACCTTCGTCAACGGCCGACGCGAGCAGCGAGTGGCGCTGCGCGAGCGCGACATCGTCACCATCGGCAACGTCGACTTCGTGGTGCAGGAGGGGACCCTCAAGCACCGCAAGAAGCCCGTCACCGAGCAGGGCCTGCACGTGCACGGCGTCGGGTTCACCGTCGAGGGCAACAAGCAACTGCTGATCGATGTGAACATGCAGGCCGGACGCGGCACCCTGACCGCGCTCATCGGTCCCTCCGGCGCGGGCAAGTCCACGCTGTCGAAACTCATCGCGGGATCTACGCATCCGTCCGCCGGTGTGGTCACCTTCGAGGGCCGCAACCTGCACGCCGAGTACGAGGCCATGCGCAGCCGAATCGGCATGGTGCCCCAGGACGACGTGCTGCACCGCCAGCTCACCGTGCGCCAGGCCCTCGGTTTCGCCGCCGAACTGCGCCTGCCGCCCGACTCCAGCAAGGCCGACCGCCAGCAGGTCATCGATGGTGTGCTGAAGGAGCTTTCGCTCACCGAGCACGCCGACACCCGTGTCGACAAGCTGTCCGGCGGTCAGCGCAAGCGCGCCTCGGTCGCCCTCGAACTGCTGACCGGCCCGGCGCTGCTGCTGCTCGACGAGCCCACCTCCGGCCTGGACCCGGCGCTGGACCGCCAGGTGATGACTATGTTGCGCGAGCTGGCCGACGCGGGGCGCACGGTCATCGTCGTCACGCACTCGGTGGCCTGCCTCGACATGTGCGATCAGGTGCTGCTGCTGGCGCCCGGCGGCAAGACGGCGTTCTGCGGGCATCCCGCCACCGTCGGCGACTTCCTGGGCACCAGCGACTGGGCGGACATCTTCGCGCGGGTCGCGGCCGACCCGGACCGGGCCTTCGCGCACTACCGGTCCCGGCAGGCCGCCGCGACCCCGCCGCCCCCTCCGGTCGCGCCGCGCGGCGTCTCCGGCCAACCACCGAAATCCAGTGGGTGGAAACAGTTCTCGACACTGTCGAGACGGCAGGTGCGGCTGATCCTGGCCGACCGCGGCTATCTGGCGTTCCTGGTGGTGCTGCCGTTCGTGCTGGGCATCCTGTCGCTGGTGGTCCCGGGCGAGAACGGCTTCGCGCCCGGAGTGCCGGTGCCGCTGCCGGACGGCACCTTCGTCCTCGACGGCGGCGGTGAGACCCAGCAGTTGCTGGTGGTGCTCATTCTCGGCGCCTGCTTCATGGGCTCGACGCTGACCGTGCGCGACCTGGTCGGCGAGCGCCCGATCTTCTTCCGCGAGCGCGCGGTGGGGCTGCTGCCGTCGGCGTACCTGCTGGCGAAGGTCGCCATCTTCGGCATCGCGGCCCTGCTGCAGTCGGCGGTGCTGGTGGCGATCGTGCTGGCGGGTAAGAACCCGCCCGGCAAGGGCGCGCTCATTCCGTCGGGCAGTGTGGAGCTGTATTTCGATCTGGCGTTCACGGCGGTGGCATGTGTCGTCATCGGCCTGCTGCTGTCCACGGTCGCGAAGTCCAACGAGCAGGTGATGCCGCTGCTGGTCGTGATGATCATGTGCCAGCTGGTGATGGCCGGCGGCATGATCCCGGTGACCGACCGCATCGTGCTCGAGCAGCTGTCCTATATCTTCCCGTCGCGCTGGGGCTTCGCCTCGGGAGCAGCGACGGTCGATCTCCGCTATCTGTTCGCGAACGCCCAGCCGGACGCGATCTGGCAGCACAAGTCCGGCTTCTGGCTGCTCGACATCGGCATGCTGCTGGTGATCACGGCGGTGCTGTCGGTACTGACATGGTGGCGGCTGCGTCTGAAGAAGTCCTCGGCATGA
- a CDS encoding metallopeptidase: protein MVLTGCTMTVDGRAVSIYDDPFKVAGLPTTDGPSGPREGVPDSPMSAVGGDRGEIDKLALNAIDDIQTYWQGEYHKEFQGDFAPVGKFYSWNAKDPKSQESQFCKESTYHLVNAAYCRLDNSVGWDRGVLLPMMQESFGKMAVVMVLAHEYGHAIQTMSRIVGAKDPVIVKEQQADCFAGAFMRHVAEGSAAHFTINTSDGLNNVLAATVAIRDANPEDPEAVHGSAFERVTAVQIGFTDGPKGCKAIDMKDINQRRKNLPQSFESDPNRGEMKITKASLIELSKAMADIMPVPSEPAYDYHGATLNCRDGADTAPVTYCPATNTIGTDVPALAERGLANTAQHDGFPTRVGGDYNAYVVFVSRYALAVQNNAHQALTGAKTGLRAACLAGVITAKLGDQNRDPAHGDITLSPGDLDKAVSGLLSDGLAASDVEGNTVRSGFARVDAFRAGVLGNRQTCQSRYS from the coding sequence ATGGTGCTGACGGGCTGCACGATGACCGTCGACGGCCGGGCGGTGTCGATCTACGACGACCCGTTCAAAGTCGCCGGGCTCCCCACCACCGACGGTCCCAGCGGCCCGCGCGAGGGCGTCCCCGACTCCCCGATGTCGGCTGTCGGCGGCGATCGGGGCGAGATCGACAAGCTGGCGCTCAACGCCATCGACGACATCCAAACCTATTGGCAGGGTGAGTATCACAAGGAGTTCCAGGGCGATTTCGCGCCGGTGGGCAAATTCTATTCGTGGAACGCCAAGGACCCGAAGTCGCAGGAGAGCCAGTTCTGTAAGGAGAGCACCTACCACCTGGTGAACGCGGCCTACTGCCGACTGGACAACTCCGTCGGCTGGGACCGCGGCGTGCTGCTGCCGATGATGCAGGAGAGCTTCGGCAAGATGGCGGTGGTCATGGTGCTGGCGCACGAGTACGGGCACGCCATCCAGACCATGTCGCGCATCGTCGGCGCCAAGGATCCGGTGATCGTCAAGGAGCAGCAGGCCGACTGTTTCGCGGGGGCCTTCATGCGGCACGTGGCCGAAGGCAGCGCGGCGCACTTCACCATCAACACCTCCGACGGCCTGAACAATGTCCTCGCCGCGACGGTCGCGATCCGCGACGCCAACCCCGAGGACCCGGAGGCCGTGCACGGCTCCGCATTCGAGCGCGTGACCGCCGTCCAGATCGGCTTCACCGACGGCCCCAAGGGCTGCAAGGCGATCGACATGAAGGACATCAACCAGCGCCGCAAGAACCTGCCGCAGTCGTTCGAGAGCGATCCCAACCGCGGCGAGATGAAGATCACCAAGGCCAGCCTGATCGAGCTGAGCAAGGCGATGGCCGACATCATGCCGGTGCCCTCCGAGCCCGCCTACGACTACCACGGCGCGACGCTGAACTGCCGCGACGGCGCCGACACCGCGCCGGTCACCTACTGCCCGGCGACGAACACGATCGGCACCGACGTACCGGCCCTCGCCGAACGCGGCCTGGCGAACACCGCGCAGCACGACGGCTTCCCGACCCGCGTGGGCGGCGACTACAACGCCTACGTCGTGTTCGTGTCCCGTTACGCGCTGGCGGTGCAGAACAACGCGCACCAGGCCCTGACCGGTGCGAAGACCGGCCTGCGCGCCGCCTGCCTGGCCGGGGTGATCACGGCGAAGCTCGGCGATCAGAACCGCGATCCCGCGCACGGCGACATCACCCTGTCCCCCGGCGATCTCGACAAGGCCGTCTCCGGCCTGCTCAGCGACGGACTCGCCGCCAGCGACGTGGAGGGCAACACCGTCCGCAGCGGCTTCGCCCGCGTCGACGCCTTCCGCGCCGGCGTCCTCGGTAACCGCCAGACCTGTCAATCCCGGTACTCCTGA
- a CDS encoding DUF3311 domain-containing protein, translating to MPEPSSAVPDRSYPLRRRGRVLWLLVLPGVLYCLAPFVANRIEPRVFGIPFLVCYLLVVTALTGPIVGLVARFDPAYREGAAEFVPADDDSRDSA from the coding sequence ATGCCCGAACCCTCCTCGGCCGTGCCCGATCGCTCGTATCCGCTGCGGCGGCGCGGTCGGGTGCTGTGGTTGCTGGTGCTGCCCGGGGTGCTGTACTGCCTGGCGCCGTTCGTGGCGAACCGGATCGAGCCGCGGGTTTTCGGGATTCCGTTCCTGGTCTGCTATCTGCTCGTGGTGACGGCGCTGACCGGGCCGATCGTCGGGCTGGTGGCCCGGTTCGATCCCGCCTATCGCGAGGGGGCGGCGGAATTCGTTCCGGCCGACGATGATTCGCGGGACTCGGCATGA
- a CDS encoding sodium:solute symporter family protein, whose protein sequence is MTPDAAVAVTLFGVAMVATVAIGVLSGRGRERSMAEWSVSGRALGTLFVLLLMAGESYTSFSFLGAAGWSYRYGVPIFYLIAYLSSGLVVAYFVAPLLWTYCARHRLVSIADIAEHRFGSRRLGIVVAVVCTVFLIPYVQLQIQGMGVVVNAMSYGAVDLKVAAVVSFVVAEAFILASGLRGSAWVSVLKDGLAVLSVLFLAIYVPWHYFDGPAELLDRLVAEKPQWLTFPGAGGGTFGAGWFVSTILLNVATICIFPTTVAGYLSAAGPTPLRRNSILLPWYQLLLVVPMLIGAAALFVAPGLANPDLALFELVTDALPPAVVAVIGIAGALSAIVPMSVFLISIGTLWGRTILGGGLHGTRRADGVTDRGQRGRSQLICFVVGLLALAGALIYPKALVDLSVLSYEGIAQLLPAVLLGLYWRRLTTVGATAGLLTGTAIVVVLHALGRDPLAGINGGLIALAANVAVAAAVSTVSGSTRAAGAAVPTTRRAAPDS, encoded by the coding sequence ATGACGCCGGATGCTGCGGTGGCGGTCACGCTGTTCGGCGTGGCGATGGTGGCGACGGTCGCGATCGGGGTGCTGTCGGGGCGCGGGCGGGAGCGGTCGATGGCCGAGTGGTCGGTGTCCGGGCGGGCGCTGGGCACGCTGTTCGTGCTGCTGCTGATGGCGGGCGAGTCGTATACGAGCTTCTCGTTCCTCGGGGCCGCCGGGTGGTCGTACCGGTACGGCGTCCCGATCTTCTACCTGATCGCCTACCTGAGCAGCGGACTGGTAGTCGCCTACTTCGTCGCGCCGCTGCTGTGGACCTACTGCGCCCGCCACCGGCTGGTCTCGATCGCCGACATCGCCGAGCACCGGTTCGGGTCTCGGCGGCTCGGCATCGTCGTGGCCGTCGTGTGCACCGTGTTCCTGATTCCCTACGTGCAGTTGCAGATTCAGGGGATGGGCGTGGTGGTGAACGCCATGTCCTACGGCGCGGTGGACCTGAAGGTCGCCGCCGTGGTGTCGTTCGTCGTGGCCGAGGCGTTCATACTCGCGTCCGGGCTGCGTGGCTCGGCGTGGGTGAGCGTGCTCAAGGACGGGCTCGCGGTGCTGTCGGTGCTGTTCCTGGCGATCTATGTGCCCTGGCACTACTTCGACGGTCCGGCCGAGCTGCTCGACCGCCTGGTCGCGGAGAAACCGCAGTGGCTGACCTTCCCCGGCGCGGGCGGCGGCACCTTCGGCGCGGGCTGGTTCGTGTCGACCATCCTGCTCAATGTGGCGACGATCTGCATCTTCCCGACCACCGTGGCGGGCTATCTGTCGGCCGCCGGTCCGACGCCGCTGCGCCGCAATTCCATCCTGCTGCCGTGGTACCAGCTGCTGCTGGTCGTTCCGATGCTGATCGGCGCGGCCGCGCTGTTCGTGGCGCCGGGACTGGCGAACCCGGACCTGGCACTGTTCGAACTGGTCACCGACGCCCTGCCACCGGCGGTGGTGGCGGTGATCGGCATCGCGGGCGCGCTGTCGGCCATCGTGCCGATGAGCGTCTTCCTGATCTCCATCGGAACGCTGTGGGGCCGCACCATTCTCGGCGGCGGCCTGCACGGGACCCGCCGCGCCGACGGCGTCACCGATCGCGGGCAGCGCGGGCGGTCCCAGCTGATCTGTTTCGTCGTCGGCCTGCTCGCGCTGGCGGGCGCGCTGATCTATCCGAAGGCCCTGGTCGATCTGTCGGTGCTGTCCTACGAGGGCATCGCGCAGCTGCTGCCCGCCGTGCTGCTGGGGCTGTACTGGCGGCGGCTCACCACGGTGGGCGCGACGGCGGGACTGCTGACCGGCACCGCGATCGTGGTCGTCCTGCACGCCCTCGGCCGCGACCCGCTGGCCGGGATCAACGGCGGTCTGATCGCCCTGGCCGCCAATGTCGCTGTCGCCGCCGCGGTCTCGACGGTGTCCGGTTCCACGCGCGCGGCCGGTGCCGCCGTGCCGACCACGCGCCGAGCTGCGCCGGACAGTTGA
- the ligD gene encoding non-homologous end-joining DNA ligase, protein MSGEETRQGVTLTNLDKPLFDGADATKRDLVDYLESVGDRMVRGLRERPLSVVRIRPGQEPFMQKNLPKYTPEWMARVTIWAESSRREVTYALCDDVRTLLWFGNQRAIEYHPTLLLADHRTGPTHLVLDLDPPPGEHFRQAVRAAELVRVALHADGLSGAVKTSGAKGLHVFVPIAPGTGIEDAAAATRAVAARAERLDPELATTAFIREDRGGKVFLDSTRSGGATVVAAYSPRVRPGATVSFPLSWSELDAISPRDFTIRTAADALADRDPWREEMPPPQTLPADLIEEGHTIPIARVQAMHEGKRRARARRAGTDS, encoded by the coding sequence ATGAGCGGCGAGGAGACACGCCAGGGCGTGACGCTGACCAATCTCGACAAGCCGCTGTTCGACGGCGCCGACGCCACCAAGCGCGATCTCGTCGACTACCTCGAGTCGGTCGGCGACCGCATGGTCCGCGGGTTGCGGGAGCGGCCGCTCTCGGTGGTCCGCATCCGCCCCGGGCAAGAACCGTTCATGCAGAAGAATCTGCCCAAGTACACCCCGGAGTGGATGGCCCGGGTGACGATCTGGGCGGAGAGTTCGCGCCGCGAGGTTACCTACGCACTCTGCGACGACGTCCGCACGCTGCTGTGGTTCGGCAATCAGCGCGCCATCGAATATCACCCCACCCTGCTGCTCGCCGACCACCGCACCGGCCCGACCCATCTGGTGCTGGACCTGGACCCGCCACCCGGGGAGCACTTCCGGCAGGCTGTGCGCGCCGCCGAACTCGTCCGAGTGGCACTGCACGCCGACGGCCTGTCCGGCGCGGTCAAGACCAGCGGCGCCAAGGGCCTGCACGTCTTCGTCCCGATCGCGCCGGGCACCGGCATCGAGGACGCCGCCGCGGCCACGCGGGCCGTCGCCGCCCGCGCTGAACGGCTCGACCCCGAGCTCGCCACCACCGCGTTCATCCGAGAGGACCGCGGCGGCAAGGTATTCCTGGACTCGACCCGATCCGGCGGCGCGACCGTGGTGGCCGCGTACAGCCCGCGGGTGCGGCCGGGCGCCACAGTGTCGTTCCCGCTGTCGTGGTCCGAACTCGACGCGATCAGCCCCCGCGACTTCACGATCCGCACGGCGGCGGACGCACTCGCCGATCGCGACCCGTGGCGCGAGGAGATGCCTCCGCCTCAGACACTGCCGGCCGACCTGATCGAGGAAGGCCACACCATCCCGATCGCCCGCGTGCAGGCCATGCACGAGGGCAAGCGCCGGGCCCGCGCCCGACGCGCCGGCACCGACTCCTGA
- a CDS encoding glycosyltransferase family 4 protein: MSGADSILDQLRGSGSPLHIVMVAPPYFEVPPAGYGGVEAVVAQLADALVDCGHRVTLLGAGRPGTKADFVPVWDDILSDRLGEPFPEVLNALKVRRIVTEIAQKERVDIVHDHTFAGPLNAPMYKELGIPTVVTVHGPVDGDPGEYYRALGDTAHLVAISDRQRGLATELNWLGRVYNSIRPSEFPFQAEKQDFALFLGRYAPYKGPDLALEAAHAAGVPLVLAAKMNEPPEKAYFERSVRPLLTDRDLVFGEADSVAKKLLLSQARCLLFPIRWEEPFGIVMIEAMVCGTPVVALRGGAVEEVVEHGVTGIICDDPAELPAAIAASAELDPAACRRRVMERFATEHLGAGYEAVYYAALESAELPRIPALAAGRRPGRTLSVASNG, translated from the coding sequence CTGTCCGGCGCCGATTCGATTCTCGACCAGCTGCGCGGATCCGGCTCACCACTGCATATCGTGATGGTCGCGCCGCCGTACTTCGAGGTACCACCGGCCGGCTACGGCGGCGTCGAGGCTGTGGTCGCACAGCTCGCCGACGCGCTCGTCGACTGCGGGCATCGAGTCACGCTGCTCGGAGCAGGGCGTCCCGGGACCAAAGCGGATTTCGTGCCGGTATGGGACGACATTCTTTCCGACCGGCTCGGCGAACCTTTCCCGGAAGTCCTCAACGCGCTCAAGGTGCGACGCATCGTCACCGAGATCGCACAAAAGGAACGGGTGGACATCGTGCACGACCACACGTTCGCGGGTCCGTTGAACGCACCGATGTACAAGGAACTCGGCATTCCGACCGTGGTGACCGTCCACGGCCCGGTCGACGGCGACCCCGGCGAATATTATCGGGCACTCGGCGACACGGCTCATCTGGTCGCCATCAGCGATCGGCAGCGCGGCCTGGCCACCGAGCTGAATTGGCTCGGGCGGGTGTACAACTCGATTCGGCCGAGCGAGTTCCCGTTCCAGGCGGAAAAGCAGGACTTCGCGCTCTTCCTGGGTCGGTACGCGCCGTACAAGGGCCCGGATCTGGCATTGGAAGCGGCCCATGCGGCCGGGGTGCCACTGGTGCTGGCAGCGAAAATGAACGAGCCTCCGGAAAAGGCGTACTTCGAGCGTTCGGTGCGCCCGCTATTGACCGATCGCGATCTGGTTTTCGGCGAGGCGGACTCGGTTGCCAAGAAGCTGCTGCTTTCCCAAGCGCGCTGCCTGCTGTTCCCGATCCGCTGGGAGGAACCTTTCGGCATCGTCATGATCGAGGCGATGGTCTGCGGCACCCCCGTGGTGGCGCTACGCGGTGGAGCGGTCGAGGAGGTGGTCGAGCACGGCGTCACCGGCATCATCTGTGACGACCCGGCCGAGTTGCCGGCCGCGATCGCCGCGTCCGCCGAACTCGACCCGGCGGCCTGCCGGCGACGCGTGATGGAACGCTTCGCCACCGAACACCTCGGCGCGGGCTACGAGGCGGTCTACTACGCCGCCCTCGAATCCGCAGAACTGCCGCGCATCCCGGCCCTCGCGGCGGGGCGACGGCCCGGCCGCACCCTGTCGGTCGCGAGCAACGGCTGA
- a CDS encoding AraC family transcriptional regulator, with the protein MVSVGQAHGLDETLLLAGTGISVGDLDDENAQIWPDQEFDVARNLLGHLGDVPGLGVQTARHATIGKGGMVGLAALVSPTIGDVLSITVRYQDLVSVAARYSLEDRGDEVAIVVDGAAVPEDVREFFVEREVAFIFMAGELLDVEIPVLGVEMQVSAERGAELAALTPFDRHPILFERPRNLVRLPRAFLDHPMPQADSRTASAIERQCREALRHLLGSSWRLTAKVRERLLSDPDRMPSMVEVAAELHVTVRTLRRRLAEEGATFRGLLNNVREIKAAELLRTSATVEDVARRLGYAETANFTHAFTRWRGMSPRAYRQSVLRK; encoded by the coding sequence ATGGTCAGTGTCGGACAGGCGCACGGTCTGGACGAAACATTGTTATTGGCGGGTACCGGAATATCGGTCGGCGACCTCGACGACGAGAATGCGCAAATCTGGCCGGATCAGGAATTCGATGTTGCCCGGAATCTGCTCGGGCACCTCGGCGACGTGCCCGGGCTGGGCGTGCAGACCGCTCGGCACGCCACCATCGGCAAGGGCGGCATGGTCGGCCTCGCTGCACTGGTCAGCCCGACGATCGGTGATGTCCTCTCGATCACGGTCCGCTACCAGGACCTGGTCTCCGTCGCGGCGCGCTATTCGCTGGAGGACCGCGGCGACGAGGTCGCGATCGTGGTCGACGGGGCCGCGGTGCCCGAGGACGTGCGGGAATTCTTCGTCGAGCGCGAGGTGGCGTTCATCTTCATGGCCGGGGAGTTGCTGGATGTCGAGATCCCGGTCCTGGGTGTCGAGATGCAGGTCTCGGCCGAACGCGGCGCGGAACTGGCGGCGCTCACGCCGTTCGATCGGCACCCGATCCTCTTCGAGCGGCCTCGCAATCTCGTGAGGTTGCCCCGCGCCTTCCTGGATCATCCCATGCCACAAGCGGATTCGCGCACGGCCTCGGCCATCGAGCGGCAGTGCCGCGAGGCGCTGCGGCACCTGCTCGGGTCGAGTTGGCGGTTGACGGCGAAGGTGCGCGAACGGCTGCTGAGCGACCCCGACCGGATGCCGTCCATGGTCGAGGTTGCCGCCGAGTTGCACGTCACCGTGCGCACCCTGCGGCGCCGGCTGGCGGAGGAGGGCGCCACGTTCCGCGGCCTGCTCAACAACGTCCGCGAAATCAAGGCGGCCGAGCTGCTGCGCACGTCCGCGACCGTCGAGGACGTGGCCCGCCGCCTGGGCTACGCCGAGACCGCGAACTTCACCCATGCCTTCACCCGCTGGCGTGGCATGTCGCCGCGGGCGTACCGGCAATCGGTATTACGTAAGTAG
- a CDS encoding aldose 1-epimerase, producing the protein MAEGELELRAGDARMVVNTATGRVARFAVGGLDILRTGPRFGSFPMAPWCGRMREGVLAWNGRTYQLPRNAEPHAIHGTVRDRPWRVVDSGGTEAVVARELTEPWPFAGRVTQSFRLGVDSATFRMSVESAAEPFPAQVGWHPWFRRTLAADGKAVELRFTPAWQEQRGPDYLPDGNRIAPLPGPWDDCFAMPDGVDVTLTWPETLELTVTSPLSWVVVYDLPPETACVEPQSGPPNGLNTEPRPVTPEQPLVAEMSWRWRTLD; encoded by the coding sequence ATGGCCGAAGGGGAACTCGAGTTGCGCGCGGGAGACGCGCGGATGGTGGTGAACACCGCCACGGGCCGCGTCGCGCGCTTCGCCGTCGGCGGTCTGGACATCCTGCGGACCGGTCCCCGGTTCGGCAGCTTTCCCATGGCGCCGTGGTGCGGGCGCATGCGCGAGGGGGTGCTGGCGTGGAACGGGCGCACCTACCAGCTGCCGCGCAACGCCGAGCCGCACGCCATCCACGGCACGGTCCGCGACCGCCCCTGGCGAGTGGTCGACAGCGGCGGCACGGAAGCCGTTGTCGCGCGGGAACTTACCGAGCCGTGGCCGTTCGCCGGACGGGTGACGCAATCGTTCCGGCTCGGCGTCGACTCCGCGACCTTTCGCATGAGTGTCGAATCGGCCGCGGAGCCCTTTCCGGCACAGGTGGGCTGGCATCCCTGGTTCCGGCGGACCCTGGCCGCCGACGGCAAGGCGGTCGAACTGCGATTCACCCCGGCATGGCAGGAGCAGCGCGGCCCCGACTACCTGCCCGACGGCAACCGCATCGCCCCGCTGCCGGGCCCCTGGGACGACTGTTTCGCCATGCCCGACGGCGTGGACGTGACACTCACCTGGCCAGAAACCCTCGAGCTGACCGTCACCAGCCCGCTGTCGTGGGTGGTGGTCTACGACCTCCCGCCCGAAACCGCCTGTGTCGAACCACAATCCGGCCCGCCGAACGGCCTGAACACCGAACCGCGGCCGGTCACGCCGGAGCAGCCACTGGTGGCCGAGATGTCCTGGCGCTGGCGCACCCTCGACTGA
- a CDS encoding TetR/AcrR family transcriptional regulator gives MGARQAAATAEATDRRRALLDRLAEVIAEDGIEGVSIRTLAARANVSIGTVQYYFSTKNDLLLRVWEHVRDEAANRFLDSGVADLAPEERLHRLTDLLIAPDSDDTLARVWLALAARAAHDPEIAALHRGQWQRTEDIIARALTAVNPARSSDAADAAAELLGLLDGLTIAVLTEPDRMPPARATRIARRWTSAWAN, from the coding sequence ATGGGCGCTAGGCAGGCGGCGGCGACCGCCGAGGCCACCGACCGTCGTCGCGCGCTGCTCGACCGGCTGGCCGAGGTGATCGCCGAGGACGGGATCGAGGGCGTCAGCATCCGCACCCTCGCCGCCCGCGCCAACGTGTCGATCGGCACCGTCCAGTACTACTTCTCGACGAAGAACGATCTGCTGCTGCGGGTCTGGGAGCACGTGCGGGACGAGGCGGCCAACCGCTTCCTGGACTCGGGTGTCGCCGACCTCGCGCCGGAAGAACGCCTGCACCGCCTGACCGACCTGCTCATCGCCCCCGACAGCGACGACACCCTGGCCCGCGTCTGGCTCGCCCTGGCGGCCCGCGCCGCCCACGACCCGGAAATCGCCGCCCTCCACCGCGGCCAGTGGCAGCGCACCGAGGACATCATCGCCCGCGCCCTCACCGCCGTGAACCCCGCCCGCTCGAGCGACGCCGCCGACGCCGCGGCCGAACTGCTGGGCCTCCTGGACGGTCTGACGATCGCCGTCCTCACCGAACCGGACCGCATGCCCCCGGCCCGCGCCACCCGAATCGCCCGCCGCTGGACCAGTGCCTGGGCAAACTAG